A stretch of the Macaca mulatta isolate MMU2019108-1 chromosome 14, T2T-MMU8v2.0, whole genome shotgun sequence genome encodes the following:
- the NDUFV1 gene encoding NADH dehydrogenase [ubiquinone] flavoprotein 1, mitochondrial isoform X6 gives MLAARRLLGGSLPSRTAPKKTSFGSLKDEDRIFTNLYGRHDWRLKGALSRGDWYKTKEILLKGPDWILGEIKTSGLRGRGGAGFPTGLKWSFMNKPSDGRPKYLVVNADEGEPGTCKDREIIRHDPHKLVEGCLVGGRAMGARAAYIYIRGEFYNEASNLQVAIREAYEAGLIGKNACGSGYDFDVFVVRGAGAYICGEETALIESIEGKQGKPRLKPPFPADVGVFGCPTTVANVETVAVSPTICRRGGTWFAGFGRERNSGTKLFNISGHVNHPCTVEEEMSVPLKELIEKHAGGVTGGWDNLLAVIPGGSSTPLIPKSVCETVLMDFDALVQAQTGLGTAAVIVMDRSTDIVKAIARLIEFYKHESCGQCTPCREGVDWMNKVMARFVRGDARLAEIDSLWEISKQIEGHTICALGDGAAWPVQGLIRHFRPELEERMQRFAQQHQARQAAS, from the exons ATGCTGGCAGCACGGCGGCTGCTCGGCGGGTCGCTCCCCTCTCGG ACAGCACCCAAGAAAACCTCATTTGGCTCGCTGAAGGATGAAGACCGGATCTTCACCAACCTGTACGGCCGCCATGACTGGAG GCTGAAAGGTGCCCTGAGTCGAGGTGACTGGTACAAGACAAAAGAGATCCTGCTGAAGGGGCCCGATTGGATCCTGGGTGAGATCAAGACATCGGGTTTGCGGGGCCGTGGAGGCGCTGGCTTCCCCACTGGCCTCAAGTGGAGCTTCATGAATAAGCCCTCAGATGGCAG GCCCAAGTATCTGGTGGTGAACGCAGACGAGGGGGAGCCAGGCACCTGCAAGGACCGGGAGATCATACGCCATGATCCTCACAAGCTGGTGGAAGGCTGCCTGGTTGGGGGCCGGGCCATGGGCGCCCGCGCCGCCTATATCTACATCCGAGGGGAATTCTACAATGAGGCCTCCAATCTGCAG GTGGCCATCCGAGAGGCCTATGAGGCAGGTCTGATTGGCAAGAATGCCTGTGGATCTGGCTATGATTTTGACGTGTTTGTGGTGCGCGGGGCTGGGGCCTACATCTGTGGAGAGGAGACAGCGCTCATCGAGTCCATCGAGGGCAAGCAGGGCAAGCCCCGCCTGAAGCCCCCCTTCCCTGCAGACGTGG GAGTGTTTGGCTGCCCGACAACTGTGGCCAACGTGGAGACAGTGGCAGTGTCCCCCACCATCTGCCGCCGTGGGGGCACCTGGTTTGCTGGCTTTGGCAGAGAGCGCAACTCAGGCACCAAACTATTCAACATCTCTGGCCATGTCAACCACCCTTGCACTGTGGAGGAGGAGATGTCTGTGCCCTTGAAAGAACTGATTGAGAAGCATGCTG GGGGTGTCACGGGCGGCTGGGACAACCTCCTTGCTGTGATTCCTGGTGGCTCGTCTACTCCACTGATCCCCAAGTCTGTGTGTGAGACGGTGCTGATGGACTTCGACGCGCTGGTACAGGCACAGACAGGCTTGGGCACAGCTGCGGTGATCGTCATGGACCGCTCG ACGGACATCGTGAAAGCCATCGCCCGCCTCATTGAGTTCTATAAGCACGAGAGCTGTGGCCAGTGCACCCCATGTCGCGAGG GTGTGGACTGGATGAACAAGGTGATGGCTCGTTTCGTGAGGGGGGACGCCCGGCTGGCCGAGATTGACTCCCTGTGGGAGATCAGCAAGCAGATAGAAGGCCACACCATTTGTGCCCTGGGTGACGGGGCTGCCTGGCCTGTGCAG GGTCTGATCCGCCACTTTCGGCCGGAGCTTGAGGAACGGATGCAGCGGTTTGCCCAGCAGCATCAGGCCCGGCAGGCTGCCTCTTAG
- the NDUFV1 gene encoding NADH dehydrogenase [ubiquinone] flavoprotein 1, mitochondrial isoform X4, translating to MLAARRLLGGSLPSRVSVRFSGDTTAPKKTSFGSLKDEDRIFTNLYGRHDWRLKGALSRGDWYKTKEILLKGPDWILGEIKTSGLRGRGGAGFPTGLKWSFMNKPSDGRPKYLVVNADEGEPGTCKDREIIRHDPHKLVEGCLVGGRAMGARAAYIYIRGEFYNEASNLQVGRERRGQMRSWESHTFVLQVAIREAYEAGLIGKNACGSGYDFDVFVVRGAGAYICGEETALIESIEGKQGKPRLKPPFPADVGVFGCPTTVANVETVAVSPTICRRGGTWFAGFGRERNSGTKLFNISGHVNHPCTVEEEMSVPLKELIEKHAGGVTGGWDNLLAVIPGGSSTPLIPKSVCETVLMDFDALVQAQTGLGTAAVIVMDRSTDIVKAIARLIEFYKHESCGQCTPCREGVDWMNKVMARFVRGDARLAEIDSLWEISKQIEGHTICALGDGAAWPVQGLIRHFRPELEERMQRFAQQHQARQAAS from the exons ATGCTGGCAGCACGGCGGCTGCTCGGCGGGTCGCTCCCCTCTCGGGTATCTGTGCGTTTCAGCGGCGACACG ACAGCACCCAAGAAAACCTCATTTGGCTCGCTGAAGGATGAAGACCGGATCTTCACCAACCTGTACGGCCGCCATGACTGGAG GCTGAAAGGTGCCCTGAGTCGAGGTGACTGGTACAAGACAAAAGAGATCCTGCTGAAGGGGCCCGATTGGATCCTGGGTGAGATCAAGACATCGGGTTTGCGGGGCCGTGGAGGCGCTGGCTTCCCCACTGGCCTCAAGTGGAGCTTCATGAATAAGCCCTCAGATGGCAG GCCCAAGTATCTGGTGGTGAACGCAGACGAGGGGGAGCCAGGCACCTGCAAGGACCGGGAGATCATACGCCATGATCCTCACAAGCTGGTGGAAGGCTGCCTGGTTGGGGGCCGGGCCATGGGCGCCCGCGCCGCCTATATCTACATCCGAGGGGAATTCTACAATGAGGCCTCCAATCTGCAGGTGGGCAGGGAGAGACGTGGGCAGATGAGAAG CTGGGAAAGTCACACCTTTGTCCTGCAGGTGGCCATCCGAGAGGCCTATGAGGCAGGTCTGATTGGCAAGAATGCCTGTGGATCTGGCTATGATTTTGACGTGTTTGTGGTGCGCGGGGCTGGGGCCTACATCTGTGGAGAGGAGACAGCGCTCATCGAGTCCATCGAGGGCAAGCAGGGCAAGCCCCGCCTGAAGCCCCCCTTCCCTGCAGACGTGG GAGTGTTTGGCTGCCCGACAACTGTGGCCAACGTGGAGACAGTGGCAGTGTCCCCCACCATCTGCCGCCGTGGGGGCACCTGGTTTGCTGGCTTTGGCAGAGAGCGCAACTCAGGCACCAAACTATTCAACATCTCTGGCCATGTCAACCACCCTTGCACTGTGGAGGAGGAGATGTCTGTGCCCTTGAAAGAACTGATTGAGAAGCATGCTG GGGGTGTCACGGGCGGCTGGGACAACCTCCTTGCTGTGATTCCTGGTGGCTCGTCTACTCCACTGATCCCCAAGTCTGTGTGTGAGACGGTGCTGATGGACTTCGACGCGCTGGTACAGGCACAGACAGGCTTGGGCACAGCTGCGGTGATCGTCATGGACCGCTCG ACGGACATCGTGAAAGCCATCGCCCGCCTCATTGAGTTCTATAAGCACGAGAGCTGTGGCCAGTGCACCCCATGTCGCGAGG GTGTGGACTGGATGAACAAGGTGATGGCTCGTTTCGTGAGGGGGGACGCCCGGCTGGCCGAGATTGACTCCCTGTGGGAGATCAGCAAGCAGATAGAAGGCCACACCATTTGTGCCCTGGGTGACGGGGCTGCCTGGCCTGTGCAG GGTCTGATCCGCCACTTTCGGCCGGAGCTTGAGGAACGGATGCAGCGGTTTGCCCAGCAGCATCAGGCCCGGCAGGCTGCCTCTTAG
- the NDUFV1 gene encoding NADH dehydrogenase [ubiquinone] flavoprotein 1, mitochondrial isoform X5 — translation MLAARRLLGGSLPSRVSVRFSGDTTAPKKTSFGSLKDEDRIFTNLYGRHDWRLKGALSRGDWYKTKEILLKGPDWILGEIKTSGLRGRGGAGFPTGLKWSFMNKPSDGRPKYLVVNADEGEPGTCKDREIIRHDPHKLVEGCLVGGRAMGARAAYIYIRGEFYNEASNLQVAIREAYEAGLIGKNACGSGYDFDVFVVRGAGAYICGEETALIESIEGKQGKPRLKPPFPADVGVFGCPTTVANVETVAVSPTICRRGGTWFAGFGRERNSGTKLFNISGHVNHPCTVEEEMSVPLKELIEKHAGGVTGGWDNLLAVIPGGSSTPLIPKSVCETVLMDFDALVQAQTGLGTAAVIVMDRSTDIVKAIARLIEFYKHESCGQCTPCREGVDWMNKVMARFVRGDARLAEIDSLWEISKQIEGHTICALGDGAAWPVQGLIRHFRPELEERMQRFAQQHQARQAAS, via the exons ATGCTGGCAGCACGGCGGCTGCTCGGCGGGTCGCTCCCCTCTCGGGTATCTGTGCGTTTCAGCGGCGACACG ACAGCACCCAAGAAAACCTCATTTGGCTCGCTGAAGGATGAAGACCGGATCTTCACCAACCTGTACGGCCGCCATGACTGGAG GCTGAAAGGTGCCCTGAGTCGAGGTGACTGGTACAAGACAAAAGAGATCCTGCTGAAGGGGCCCGATTGGATCCTGGGTGAGATCAAGACATCGGGTTTGCGGGGCCGTGGAGGCGCTGGCTTCCCCACTGGCCTCAAGTGGAGCTTCATGAATAAGCCCTCAGATGGCAG GCCCAAGTATCTGGTGGTGAACGCAGACGAGGGGGAGCCAGGCACCTGCAAGGACCGGGAGATCATACGCCATGATCCTCACAAGCTGGTGGAAGGCTGCCTGGTTGGGGGCCGGGCCATGGGCGCCCGCGCCGCCTATATCTACATCCGAGGGGAATTCTACAATGAGGCCTCCAATCTGCAG GTGGCCATCCGAGAGGCCTATGAGGCAGGTCTGATTGGCAAGAATGCCTGTGGATCTGGCTATGATTTTGACGTGTTTGTGGTGCGCGGGGCTGGGGCCTACATCTGTGGAGAGGAGACAGCGCTCATCGAGTCCATCGAGGGCAAGCAGGGCAAGCCCCGCCTGAAGCCCCCCTTCCCTGCAGACGTGG GAGTGTTTGGCTGCCCGACAACTGTGGCCAACGTGGAGACAGTGGCAGTGTCCCCCACCATCTGCCGCCGTGGGGGCACCTGGTTTGCTGGCTTTGGCAGAGAGCGCAACTCAGGCACCAAACTATTCAACATCTCTGGCCATGTCAACCACCCTTGCACTGTGGAGGAGGAGATGTCTGTGCCCTTGAAAGAACTGATTGAGAAGCATGCTG GGGGTGTCACGGGCGGCTGGGACAACCTCCTTGCTGTGATTCCTGGTGGCTCGTCTACTCCACTGATCCCCAAGTCTGTGTGTGAGACGGTGCTGATGGACTTCGACGCGCTGGTACAGGCACAGACAGGCTTGGGCACAGCTGCGGTGATCGTCATGGACCGCTCG ACGGACATCGTGAAAGCCATCGCCCGCCTCATTGAGTTCTATAAGCACGAGAGCTGTGGCCAGTGCACCCCATGTCGCGAGG GTGTGGACTGGATGAACAAGGTGATGGCTCGTTTCGTGAGGGGGGACGCCCGGCTGGCCGAGATTGACTCCCTGTGGGAGATCAGCAAGCAGATAGAAGGCCACACCATTTGTGCCCTGGGTGACGGGGCTGCCTGGCCTGTGCAG GGTCTGATCCGCCACTTTCGGCCGGAGCTTGAGGAACGGATGCAGCGGTTTGCCCAGCAGCATCAGGCCCGGCAGGCTGCCTCTTAG
- the NDUFV1 gene encoding NADH dehydrogenase [ubiquinone] flavoprotein 1, mitochondrial isoform X3 — protein MLAARRLLGGSLPSRVSVRFSGDTTAPKKTSFGSLKDEDRIFTNLYGRHDWRLKGALSRGDWYKTKEILLKGPDWILGEIKTSGLRGRGGAGFPTGLKWSFMNKPSDGRPKYLVVNADEGEPGTCKDREIIRHDPHKLVEGCLVGGRAMGARAAYIYIRGEFYNEASNLQVGRERRGQMRRCSVWESHTFVLQVAIREAYEAGLIGKNACGSGYDFDVFVVRGAGAYICGEETALIESIEGKQGKPRLKPPFPADVGVFGCPTTVANVETVAVSPTICRRGGTWFAGFGRERNSGTKLFNISGHVNHPCTVEEEMSVPLKELIEKHAGGVTGGWDNLLAVIPGGSSTPLIPKSVCETVLMDFDALVQAQTGLGTAAVIVMDRSTDIVKAIARLIEFYKHESCGQCTPCREGVDWMNKVMARFVRGDARLAEIDSLWEISKQIEGHTICALGDGAAWPVQGLIRHFRPELEERMQRFAQQHQARQAAS, from the exons ATGCTGGCAGCACGGCGGCTGCTCGGCGGGTCGCTCCCCTCTCGGGTATCTGTGCGTTTCAGCGGCGACACG ACAGCACCCAAGAAAACCTCATTTGGCTCGCTGAAGGATGAAGACCGGATCTTCACCAACCTGTACGGCCGCCATGACTGGAG GCTGAAAGGTGCCCTGAGTCGAGGTGACTGGTACAAGACAAAAGAGATCCTGCTGAAGGGGCCCGATTGGATCCTGGGTGAGATCAAGACATCGGGTTTGCGGGGCCGTGGAGGCGCTGGCTTCCCCACTGGCCTCAAGTGGAGCTTCATGAATAAGCCCTCAGATGGCAG GCCCAAGTATCTGGTGGTGAACGCAGACGAGGGGGAGCCAGGCACCTGCAAGGACCGGGAGATCATACGCCATGATCCTCACAAGCTGGTGGAAGGCTGCCTGGTTGGGGGCCGGGCCATGGGCGCCCGCGCCGCCTATATCTACATCCGAGGGGAATTCTACAATGAGGCCTCCAATCTGCAGGTGGGCAGGGAGAGACGTGGGCAGATGAGAAGGTGCTCAGT CTGGGAAAGTCACACCTTTGTCCTGCAGGTGGCCATCCGAGAGGCCTATGAGGCAGGTCTGATTGGCAAGAATGCCTGTGGATCTGGCTATGATTTTGACGTGTTTGTGGTGCGCGGGGCTGGGGCCTACATCTGTGGAGAGGAGACAGCGCTCATCGAGTCCATCGAGGGCAAGCAGGGCAAGCCCCGCCTGAAGCCCCCCTTCCCTGCAGACGTGG GAGTGTTTGGCTGCCCGACAACTGTGGCCAACGTGGAGACAGTGGCAGTGTCCCCCACCATCTGCCGCCGTGGGGGCACCTGGTTTGCTGGCTTTGGCAGAGAGCGCAACTCAGGCACCAAACTATTCAACATCTCTGGCCATGTCAACCACCCTTGCACTGTGGAGGAGGAGATGTCTGTGCCCTTGAAAGAACTGATTGAGAAGCATGCTG GGGGTGTCACGGGCGGCTGGGACAACCTCCTTGCTGTGATTCCTGGTGGCTCGTCTACTCCACTGATCCCCAAGTCTGTGTGTGAGACGGTGCTGATGGACTTCGACGCGCTGGTACAGGCACAGACAGGCTTGGGCACAGCTGCGGTGATCGTCATGGACCGCTCG ACGGACATCGTGAAAGCCATCGCCCGCCTCATTGAGTTCTATAAGCACGAGAGCTGTGGCCAGTGCACCCCATGTCGCGAGG GTGTGGACTGGATGAACAAGGTGATGGCTCGTTTCGTGAGGGGGGACGCCCGGCTGGCCGAGATTGACTCCCTGTGGGAGATCAGCAAGCAGATAGAAGGCCACACCATTTGTGCCCTGGGTGACGGGGCTGCCTGGCCTGTGCAG GGTCTGATCCGCCACTTTCGGCCGGAGCTTGAGGAACGGATGCAGCGGTTTGCCCAGCAGCATCAGGCCCGGCAGGCTGCCTCTTAG
- the NDUFV1 gene encoding NADH dehydrogenase [ubiquinone] flavoprotein 1, mitochondrial isoform X2: protein MLAARRLLGGSLPSRVSVRFSGDTTAPKKTSFGSLKDEDRIFTNLYGRHDWRLKGALSRGDWYKTKEILLKGPDWILGEIKTSGLRGRGGAGFPTGLKWSFMNKPSDGRPKYLVVNADEGEPGTCKDREIIRHDPHKLVEGCLVGGRAMGARAAYIYIRGEFYNEASNLQVGRERRGQMRRLTPGLGVSWESHTFVLQVAIREAYEAGLIGKNACGSGYDFDVFVVRGAGAYICGEETALIESIEGKQGKPRLKPPFPADVGVFGCPTTVANVETVAVSPTICRRGGTWFAGFGRERNSGTKLFNISGHVNHPCTVEEEMSVPLKELIEKHAGGVTGGWDNLLAVIPGGSSTPLIPKSVCETVLMDFDALVQAQTGLGTAAVIVMDRSTDIVKAIARLIEFYKHESCGQCTPCREGVDWMNKVMARFVRGDARLAEIDSLWEISKQIEGHTICALGDGAAWPVQGLIRHFRPELEERMQRFAQQHQARQAAS from the exons ATGCTGGCAGCACGGCGGCTGCTCGGCGGGTCGCTCCCCTCTCGGGTATCTGTGCGTTTCAGCGGCGACACG ACAGCACCCAAGAAAACCTCATTTGGCTCGCTGAAGGATGAAGACCGGATCTTCACCAACCTGTACGGCCGCCATGACTGGAG GCTGAAAGGTGCCCTGAGTCGAGGTGACTGGTACAAGACAAAAGAGATCCTGCTGAAGGGGCCCGATTGGATCCTGGGTGAGATCAAGACATCGGGTTTGCGGGGCCGTGGAGGCGCTGGCTTCCCCACTGGCCTCAAGTGGAGCTTCATGAATAAGCCCTCAGATGGCAG GCCCAAGTATCTGGTGGTGAACGCAGACGAGGGGGAGCCAGGCACCTGCAAGGACCGGGAGATCATACGCCATGATCCTCACAAGCTGGTGGAAGGCTGCCTGGTTGGGGGCCGGGCCATGGGCGCCCGCGCCGCCTATATCTACATCCGAGGGGAATTCTACAATGAGGCCTCCAATCTGCAGGTGGGCAGGGAGAGACGTGGGCAGATGAGAAG GCTGACCCCTGGGCTGGGGGTCAGCTGGGAAAGTCACACCTTTGTCCTGCAGGTGGCCATCCGAGAGGCCTATGAGGCAGGTCTGATTGGCAAGAATGCCTGTGGATCTGGCTATGATTTTGACGTGTTTGTGGTGCGCGGGGCTGGGGCCTACATCTGTGGAGAGGAGACAGCGCTCATCGAGTCCATCGAGGGCAAGCAGGGCAAGCCCCGCCTGAAGCCCCCCTTCCCTGCAGACGTGG GAGTGTTTGGCTGCCCGACAACTGTGGCCAACGTGGAGACAGTGGCAGTGTCCCCCACCATCTGCCGCCGTGGGGGCACCTGGTTTGCTGGCTTTGGCAGAGAGCGCAACTCAGGCACCAAACTATTCAACATCTCTGGCCATGTCAACCACCCTTGCACTGTGGAGGAGGAGATGTCTGTGCCCTTGAAAGAACTGATTGAGAAGCATGCTG GGGGTGTCACGGGCGGCTGGGACAACCTCCTTGCTGTGATTCCTGGTGGCTCGTCTACTCCACTGATCCCCAAGTCTGTGTGTGAGACGGTGCTGATGGACTTCGACGCGCTGGTACAGGCACAGACAGGCTTGGGCACAGCTGCGGTGATCGTCATGGACCGCTCG ACGGACATCGTGAAAGCCATCGCCCGCCTCATTGAGTTCTATAAGCACGAGAGCTGTGGCCAGTGCACCCCATGTCGCGAGG GTGTGGACTGGATGAACAAGGTGATGGCTCGTTTCGTGAGGGGGGACGCCCGGCTGGCCGAGATTGACTCCCTGTGGGAGATCAGCAAGCAGATAGAAGGCCACACCATTTGTGCCCTGGGTGACGGGGCTGCCTGGCCTGTGCAG GGTCTGATCCGCCACTTTCGGCCGGAGCTTGAGGAACGGATGCAGCGGTTTGCCCAGCAGCATCAGGCCCGGCAGGCTGCCTCTTAG
- the NDUFV1 gene encoding NADH dehydrogenase [ubiquinone] flavoprotein 1, mitochondrial isoform X1: MLAARRLLGGSLPSRVSVRFSGDTTAPKKTSFGSLKDEDRIFTNLYGRHDWRLKGALSRGDWYKTKEILLKGPDWILGEIKTSGLRGRGGAGFPTGLKWSFMNKPSDGRPKYLVVNADEGEPGTCKDREIIRHDPHKLVEGCLVGGRAMGARAAYIYIRGEFYNEASNLQVGRERRGQMRRCSVLTPGLGVSWESHTFVLQVAIREAYEAGLIGKNACGSGYDFDVFVVRGAGAYICGEETALIESIEGKQGKPRLKPPFPADVGVFGCPTTVANVETVAVSPTICRRGGTWFAGFGRERNSGTKLFNISGHVNHPCTVEEEMSVPLKELIEKHAGGVTGGWDNLLAVIPGGSSTPLIPKSVCETVLMDFDALVQAQTGLGTAAVIVMDRSTDIVKAIARLIEFYKHESCGQCTPCREGVDWMNKVMARFVRGDARLAEIDSLWEISKQIEGHTICALGDGAAWPVQGLIRHFRPELEERMQRFAQQHQARQAAS, translated from the exons ATGCTGGCAGCACGGCGGCTGCTCGGCGGGTCGCTCCCCTCTCGGGTATCTGTGCGTTTCAGCGGCGACACG ACAGCACCCAAGAAAACCTCATTTGGCTCGCTGAAGGATGAAGACCGGATCTTCACCAACCTGTACGGCCGCCATGACTGGAG GCTGAAAGGTGCCCTGAGTCGAGGTGACTGGTACAAGACAAAAGAGATCCTGCTGAAGGGGCCCGATTGGATCCTGGGTGAGATCAAGACATCGGGTTTGCGGGGCCGTGGAGGCGCTGGCTTCCCCACTGGCCTCAAGTGGAGCTTCATGAATAAGCCCTCAGATGGCAG GCCCAAGTATCTGGTGGTGAACGCAGACGAGGGGGAGCCAGGCACCTGCAAGGACCGGGAGATCATACGCCATGATCCTCACAAGCTGGTGGAAGGCTGCCTGGTTGGGGGCCGGGCCATGGGCGCCCGCGCCGCCTATATCTACATCCGAGGGGAATTCTACAATGAGGCCTCCAATCTGCAGGTGGGCAGGGAGAGACGTGGGCAGATGAGAAGGTGCTCAGT GCTGACCCCTGGGCTGGGGGTCAGCTGGGAAAGTCACACCTTTGTCCTGCAGGTGGCCATCCGAGAGGCCTATGAGGCAGGTCTGATTGGCAAGAATGCCTGTGGATCTGGCTATGATTTTGACGTGTTTGTGGTGCGCGGGGCTGGGGCCTACATCTGTGGAGAGGAGACAGCGCTCATCGAGTCCATCGAGGGCAAGCAGGGCAAGCCCCGCCTGAAGCCCCCCTTCCCTGCAGACGTGG GAGTGTTTGGCTGCCCGACAACTGTGGCCAACGTGGAGACAGTGGCAGTGTCCCCCACCATCTGCCGCCGTGGGGGCACCTGGTTTGCTGGCTTTGGCAGAGAGCGCAACTCAGGCACCAAACTATTCAACATCTCTGGCCATGTCAACCACCCTTGCACTGTGGAGGAGGAGATGTCTGTGCCCTTGAAAGAACTGATTGAGAAGCATGCTG GGGGTGTCACGGGCGGCTGGGACAACCTCCTTGCTGTGATTCCTGGTGGCTCGTCTACTCCACTGATCCCCAAGTCTGTGTGTGAGACGGTGCTGATGGACTTCGACGCGCTGGTACAGGCACAGACAGGCTTGGGCACAGCTGCGGTGATCGTCATGGACCGCTCG ACGGACATCGTGAAAGCCATCGCCCGCCTCATTGAGTTCTATAAGCACGAGAGCTGTGGCCAGTGCACCCCATGTCGCGAGG GTGTGGACTGGATGAACAAGGTGATGGCTCGTTTCGTGAGGGGGGACGCCCGGCTGGCCGAGATTGACTCCCTGTGGGAGATCAGCAAGCAGATAGAAGGCCACACCATTTGTGCCCTGGGTGACGGGGCTGCCTGGCCTGTGCAG GGTCTGATCCGCCACTTTCGGCCGGAGCTTGAGGAACGGATGCAGCGGTTTGCCCAGCAGCATCAGGCCCGGCAGGCTGCCTCTTAG